From a single Anaeromicrobium sediminis genomic region:
- a CDS encoding peroxiredoxin, with protein MGDPAPGFTLQGIVNGQPKMVSLSDYKRKWVVVFFYGSDFTFVUPTELAAVADSYKNFQALNTQVLAISTDSIYSHKIFMQTSPSGKKINYPLLSDRSKEVSKKYGVVNKKGGFAYRGAFIIDPDGNLQAYLVNPQVVGRNIYEILRIIQGLQYNSKTGLGVPANWKPGEKGIPMGWDYVGKY; from the coding sequence TTGGGTGATCCTGCACCTGGATTTACATTACAGGGTATTGTTAATGGGCAGCCTAAGATGGTTTCATTATCGGACTATAAGCGTAAATGGGTAGTAGTATTTTTCTATGGTTCAGATTTTACATTTGTTTGACCTACTGAATTAGCAGCAGTTGCTGACTCATATAAAAATTTTCAAGCTTTAAATACACAAGTACTAGCCATTAGTACGGATAGTATCTACTCTCATAAGATTTTTATGCAAACATCACCTTCTGGAAAAAAAATAAATTATCCGCTCCTGTCTGATAGGTCTAAAGAAGTATCTAAAAAGTATGGAGTTGTAAATAAAAAAGGAGGATTTGCATATAGAGGCGCCTTCATAATAGATCCTGATGGAAATCTACAAGCTTATTTAGTTAATCCACAAGTTGTTGGGAGAAACATATACGAAATTTTAAGAATTATACAAGGTTTACAGTACAACTCAAAAACTGGGTTAGGAGTACCAGCTAACTGGAAACCAGGAGAGAAAGGCATTCCAATGGGATGGGATTATGTAGGTAAATATTAA
- a CDS encoding transmembrane-type terpene cyclase, which produces MGNRHMIELILQLGMALFWTITYILIIRKGFKDRAHGMPMVALCANICWEFIFSFIYPAEGIQLIVNIVWFSLDCVIVLQFFIFGWKEFKKYTPLRYFYPTFIFGLILSFFIIVAISREFNDFRGKYAAFSQNFIMSALFISLILKRGNLKGQSLYIGICKMVGSLCASIIAFAYYRSPLVMVLATSIFLLDLIYIGCLCKVSSKNKTSTWTNT; this is translated from the coding sequence ATGGGCAATAGGCATATGATAGAGTTAATATTACAATTGGGGATGGCTTTATTTTGGACTATAACATATATACTTATTATAAGAAAAGGGTTTAAGGATAGAGCACATGGAATGCCTATGGTTGCACTCTGCGCCAATATTTGCTGGGAGTTTATATTTTCTTTCATATATCCGGCAGAGGGGATACAACTTATTGTGAACATAGTATGGTTTTCATTAGATTGTGTTATTGTACTGCAATTTTTCATCTTTGGATGGAAAGAGTTTAAAAAATATACGCCACTGAGATATTTTTACCCCACATTTATATTTGGACTAATTTTAAGCTTTTTTATAATTGTTGCCATATCAAGGGAGTTTAATGATTTCAGAGGAAAGTATGCTGCCTTTAGTCAAAATTTCATCATGTCTGCATTGTTCATATCATTGATTCTTAAGAGGGGAAATTTAAAAGGCCAATCACTATATATAGGGATTTGTAAAATGGTAGGAAGTTTATGTGCATCTATCATAGCCTTTGCCTATTATAGGTCTCCATTAGTAATGGTTTTAGCCACGAGCATTTTTCTACTAGATTTAATTTATATAGGTTGTTTATGTAAAGTTTCATCAAAAAATAAAACTAGTACATGGACAAATACATAG
- a CDS encoding homoserine dehydrogenase codes for MNIAVLGYGGVSKAFIELISSKEDYLKREKISIQINYILNSKGGVYDPKGIDYNNLLNFTSNKGNLIDYPHGGSSNLTFNEILNDKNIDILIELTPTNKDTGEPAFTHMKSALENKIHVITGNKGPILLNYNELNNIAIKNNVQLAIGCTTGGALPSINGGLFDMAGADITSIEGVLNGTTNFILKEMEDTSCTYDEALKTAQRLGIAEANPSLDVDGWDTATKLLILTNVLMKENKTLNDTKVHGISHITPNHILEAQKENKKYKLIGRTTKENNVVSTSVGLKLLESTHPLYNVDGKNKGLRYTSSTLGDLTLIGGASGVTPAAASIFRDLININNGYKFSK; via the coding sequence ATGAATATTGCAGTATTAGGTTATGGAGGAGTTTCAAAAGCATTCATAGAGTTAATTTCTTCTAAAGAAGATTACTTAAAAAGAGAAAAAATTTCTATACAGATAAATTATATTTTAAATTCTAAGGGAGGAGTATATGATCCAAAGGGTATAGACTACAATAATCTATTGAATTTTACTAGTAATAAAGGAAATTTAATAGATTATCCTCATGGTGGAAGTTCTAACTTGACCTTTAATGAAATATTAAATGATAAGAATATAGATATTCTAATAGAATTAACTCCCACAAATAAGGATACAGGTGAACCTGCATTTACTCACATGAAATCAGCCCTTGAGAATAAAATCCATGTAATAACAGGAAATAAGGGACCTATATTATTAAATTATAATGAATTAAATAATATTGCCATTAAAAATAATGTTCAACTTGCCATAGGATGTACTACGGGAGGTGCCCTTCCTAGTATTAATGGAGGTCTATTTGATATGGCAGGAGCCGATATCACGTCCATAGAAGGTGTATTAAATGGTACTACTAATTTCATATTAAAGGAAATGGAGGATACATCATGCACCTATGACGAGGCTTTAAAAACTGCCCAAAGATTGGGAATCGCAGAAGCTAACCCGTCCTTAGACGTGGATGGTTGGGATACGGCCACCAAATTACTCATATTAACCAATGTACTTATGAAGGAAAATAAGACTCTAAATGATACGAAAGTACATGGCATCAGTCATATTACACCTAATCATATATTAGAGGCTCAAAAAGAAAATAAAAAATATAAGCTCATTGGTAGAACCACAAAAGAAAATAATGTTGTTAGTACTAGTGTGGGACTAAAACTATTAGAATCTACCCATCCCCTATATAATGTGGACGGTAAAAATAAGGGGCTAAGATACACTTCATCTACCTTAGGTGATTTAACCTTAATAGGAGGTGCTTCTGGAGTTACCCCAGCTGCAGCTTCTATATTTAGAGATTTAATAAATATTAATAATGGATATAAATTTTCAAAATAA
- a CDS encoding PTS sugar transporter subunit IIC produces MEIVKGIGLLLLALSVFSIFSMKAPKGQKAMSGLANAAVASFLVEAIHKYIFGDFLGIAFLGEVGNASGSLGGVAAAALVPLSMGVSPVLAVSAGIALSGMSILPGFIAGYAVGLIGPKLEEKLPEGLDVIVSVLIIAPMARLLAVQVAPVVDSTLANIGDMILIAADQSPIVMGFLLGGLMKMICTSPLSSMALTAMLGLTGLPMGIAAIACVGGSFTNGIIFKRLKLGDTSNVTAVMLEPLTQADIVTANPIPIFSSNFIGGGLAGISAAYFNIINDAPGTASPIPGLLAPFGFNPPMNVIQAVVFAVIGGMIGGYIVSSVVLFMRKEKAVAVTS; encoded by the coding sequence ATGGAAATTGTTAAAGGAATAGGTTTATTATTATTGGCATTATCAGTATTTTCTATATTTAGTATGAAGGCCCCAAAGGGACAAAAGGCCATGTCTGGTTTAGCTAACGCAGCTGTGGCAAGTTTTTTAGTAGAAGCAATTCATAAATATATATTTGGAGATTTTTTAGGAATAGCTTTCTTAGGAGAAGTTGGAAACGCATCAGGTTCTTTAGGTGGTGTTGCGGCAGCAGCTTTAGTACCACTTAGTATGGGAGTTAGCCCTGTTTTAGCCGTATCAGCTGGGATTGCCTTATCAGGCATGAGCATATTACCAGGATTTATAGCTGGATATGCAGTAGGATTAATAGGTCCTAAATTAGAGGAAAAACTACCAGAAGGATTAGATGTAATTGTAAGTGTATTAATTATTGCACCTATGGCAAGATTATTAGCAGTACAAGTGGCACCAGTGGTAGATTCAACTTTAGCTAATATAGGAGATATGATCCTTATAGCAGCTGACCAATCGCCTATAGTTATGGGATTCTTATTAGGTGGTTTAATGAAGATGATATGTACTTCTCCATTAAGTTCTATGGCTTTAACTGCCATGCTTGGATTAACTGGATTACCTATGGGAATTGCAGCTATAGCATGTGTAGGTGGATCTTTCACTAATGGAATTATATTTAAACGTTTAAAATTAGGTGATACTAGTAATGTAACAGCAGTAATGCTAGAACCCTTAACACAAGCAGATATAGTAACGGCAAACCCTATACCTATATTTAGTTCTAACTTTATAGGCGGTGGTCTTGCAGGAATATCAGCAGCATACTTTAATATAATTAATGATGCACCGGGAACTGCATCTCCTATTCCAGGACTATTAGCTCCCTTTGGATTTAATCCACCAATGAATGTAATTCAAGCAGTAGTATTTGCAGTAATAGGAGGAATGATAGGTGGATATATAGTTTCATCTGTAGTTCTATTTATGAGAAAAGAGAAGGCTGTAGCAGTAACTTCTTAA
- a CDS encoding ATP-binding protein, producing the protein MKIRKTLEIALYTALAAQISINLFVKDFNIAFAIILFAVYMYVFPDLNRVFLGITTATAVYLGRIGVYGLSGDITRNTLYMFLPEFFFYLSFGILYSILNKKNTDYDKERLFVILTCCDFTANMIEIYMRMKTDLFEDFVRVTVTLFVVAIIRSAIVKLVLDTIDYYKLFILKKEHEERYRKLLWLTSRIKMEMYWIEKTSDNIESVMSKAYSLFCKISQDEEQDILEDLASSVAKDIHEIKKEYNLFIRGVEEIYGNKLKDRAMDFKEIMFILKESMETEIISRGQNIQVYYELGNDFNTCKHYYLMSIFRNIITNSIDAIKGDSGKIFFTHKEDDENHIFILRDNGCGIKEEDKEFIFHPGFSTKIDYSTGSVNRGLGLSLVHDLIKKELKGNIKIESRLNEGVILYISIPKKALEVNQ; encoded by the coding sequence ATGAAAATCAGGAAAACACTAGAAATAGCTCTTTATACGGCGTTAGCAGCACAAATTAGCATTAATTTATTTGTTAAAGATTTTAATATAGCATTTGCAATAATTTTATTTGCAGTATATATGTATGTTTTTCCTGATTTAAATAGAGTATTTTTAGGAATAACCACAGCTACGGCAGTGTATTTAGGGCGTATAGGTGTATATGGTCTAAGTGGAGACATTACTAGGAATACTTTGTATATGTTTTTACCTGAGTTTTTCTTTTACTTATCCTTTGGTATCTTATATAGTATTTTAAATAAAAAAAATACTGATTATGATAAGGAACGGCTATTTGTAATACTAACTTGCTGTGACTTTACGGCAAATATGATAGAGATATATATGAGAATGAAGACAGATCTATTCGAGGATTTTGTTCGTGTAACGGTAACCTTATTTGTAGTAGCCATAATACGTTCAGCTATCGTGAAATTAGTTTTAGATACCATTGATTACTACAAGCTTTTTATATTGAAAAAGGAACATGAAGAGAGATATAGAAAGCTTTTGTGGCTCACATCTAGAATTAAAATGGAAATGTATTGGATAGAAAAGACTTCCGATAATATCGAAAGTGTAATGTCAAAGGCTTATTCATTATTCTGTAAAATATCACAGGATGAAGAACAGGATATCTTAGAAGATTTAGCCTCATCTGTGGCTAAAGACATTCATGAAATTAAAAAAGAGTACAATTTATTTATCCGTGGTGTGGAAGAGATATATGGAAATAAGCTTAAAGATAGAGCTATGGACTTTAAGGAGATTATGTTCATATTAAAGGAAAGTATGGAGACAGAAATAATAAGTCGAGGACAAAATATTCAGGTTTATTATGAATTAGGGAATGACTTTAATACTTGCAAGCACTATTATCTCATGTCTATATTTAGAAATATAATAACTAATAGTATAGATGCTATAAAAGGGGATAGTGGTAAAATATTTTTTACTCACAAGGAAGATGATGAAAACCATATATTTATCTTAAGGGATAACGGATGCGGTATAAAAGAGGAAGACAAGGAGTTCATATTTCATCCAGGTTTTTCTACTAAAATTGATTATAGTACGGGGTCAGTAAATAGGGGACTTGGTTTAAGTTTAGTTCATGATCTTATTAAAAAAGAACTTAAAGGAAATATAAAAATAGAATCTAGATTAAATGAAGGGGTTATATTATATATATCTATTCCCAAAAAAGCTTTAGAGGTGAATCAATAA